The Lytechinus variegatus isolate NC3 chromosome 1, Lvar_3.0, whole genome shotgun sequence nucleotide sequence TTTACAAAGTCATTCTGCTGTGTCAGCAAAGAAGTACACTTCACCTGCAGACAGCCAAAAAAACAGTTACAGTATATACCTGTGTCGTCCTGTGTAGCATATccgtcaacatggtcaaagcGCACTCTGCAGaaacatttttgtacatttttgtaCAATTGTTTGtacatttcacaaaaatattggAATTTCAATTCTGTGACTGCCTTCAAGGTTGATGATATGTGCAAATTtgtgataacaaaaaaaaacttatatgACTTGACGCTCATACGAATCCATGGgattttatttatcaatcaaTTATTCTTCGGTTTCTAATTTTGACACTAATGGAATTAGAATCCCCTGTGATTTGAGACCATATACTTTAGTGGACTGGTTACACATGGCAGATTAAAACTATTAAAGTAAGAAATCCAAACAattttaggcagaaatctttgtCTGAAGTAGAACCTTCATGTTTTCTGAAATGTACTGTTTAGTGAGTAgacgtacatgtagatccaTGCTGTGGTTGGAACAAAATCTGACCTGTGACCAAGATAGGTGTAGCTTTTAAtagctttatacatgtacatgtatatagtttgTACAACACAATTTGCTTAATCCATATTTTAAAATGCAGCCCCAAACAACATTTACATATCCTTTTATCATGGATTACACTTATGCATTGTATACTAGGAAAATGATGGGTTATGTTGGATTGTAAAGttcaattattcctctttaatAAACCCAAATAATTCTGTGTTAATTTTAAGATTTAGGTTCATTAAATGATGACTAAGTGACACAATTCCTGAAGCAGGTTTTGACTTTGcatgttcttttcttttcacttcATTAGGTGGGCAAATGTCGCCGAAGAAGGGGGCGTAAGAAAAAGGTCACCATGGCACCTGCATCCATCAATGGCCCCATCGCCGAGCTGGAGaaggagatagaaagagaggaCATTGATTGGTGCAAGGAGTGCATGAAGCGAGATGAGTGGAATGCTGTTAGTTACATGCAGATCAGTGACGAGCTGGCTGTTCTTGTGTGCAACGATGAGCAGGTGAGAAGATTCATCCTCAAATATTGAATGTTCATGCcatttttaagtttatttctTCTGAATGTTTTTACCTGGAAGTGATGTTGGTCAtagacagtttttttttagcaGAATTTCTAGAATGGAGTGGACCAAAGAAGACAACTAAAATGATAATCAAGGTATCCCCAGTCTAGAAACTTTACAGTCATTCAACCATCATAGGTTTACTCTGGCAATTACTGTGGTGTGAAAGAAGGTGGCAAGTCCCCCCTACTCCTTTCAAATTGTAAGATAGTAGATGAAAATATAGGGATTATATGTACACATACCCAGTCACTTTGTGTTTAATTTTCTCAAATCATCAGATAATGCCTGTTTTGATTTGCAGTGAACCTTGTCCTAATATCAGGTGTTGTTAGatagaaaatataataatactGCCCACAAAGCTTCTGTTGGGATCTGCTAGAGTGAAGGCAACATTATTTTTTCACTTACAAACTGCTTGTCAATGTTATTCTTTTTAGTGTACATCATTACCAACACTGGCACCTGGCTCTCATCTAGTTGTGGAACGAAGAGCTGCAGACATCATCCAGTGCAGGAAGCGTAAGAGACGAGCCACAAGTCTGCAAAAATTTGATGCTCCTAATCCTCCAAACAAACACAACCTGTCACAGCCGCAAGCTCCTTTGTCTGCAACAGTCTCTCCACTCGCTCACAGAGGTATTGTACAATGGCAAAATGAAAATAGCATGTGTTGGCTGGATGTATGCATGCTCCTGCTGGTACAGTTCAGAAGTCTTCGGCAATGTCATCAAGCACTTGGCGCAACATCCCCATTGAGGACGCTATGTGATGGTTTTGATTCGGCCCAGGATATGGCTAGGACTGTAATTGAAGCAGCTGAGCAGAATTTTTGTGAACAACCTAACAGCAATAACTCAACATCTGTTGAGCAACCCACAGATACCTCTGATGTAGAACTTTTATCAGCATACCTCGAGAGTGATCTCCATAGGGCAGGAGAGAATGATAAACTGGTTCGTTCAGAGCTCTCAgacaattttctttatttcattgaaGGGAAACTACCAAACAGTAACATGTGTGCCCAATATTCGACTGATAAACTTTTAGATCCTCTTCTTTCAGACAGAGCAACTCTGTCTCCCGATGGCATTGCATTCAAACAAACTTCTCTCCTCCGGGATACCAGTACTGGCAAACTTGCAACTTCTCTTAGGTTACTTAGAACCCTCCGGAACGAACTCTTTGAGATACTGAAGCCCAAACTTGGATGCATAGAAAACAAAGAGGAAAGTCCCATCTCTGCCCTTCCAACACTCCTGAGACTTGATGGTGTCACAGAAGAGCACTTCACTTTGCGTTACAGGAAGGAATTCTACTGCTTCTCTTGCGGATTCACAAATGTTACAGTGTAAGTAGTTGATGCTTTGTTGTTACTCTTTTTTCATGTATAATAGTTTGATTTGCAAAATTATAAACACTGTAATATTAACTGTTATGGTGTGGCGTACAGTCAttcagagggttgtgggttgaAATCCCACTCGTAATATTTATAATTTCTTCCAGCAATAAACCACTCAATCCAGGTTTAGTATTAAAATGGATGGCTGGCACTACGATTTAGTTCTTGAAATGTGTGTACACCGGAATGGTAGCTTGGGTAAAGCCAGGGTAAAAATGAGGGCTCTGAAGAGTGGATAGAAGCTGTTgatgaattgcaattttatcaaagaaaagaaaaaaatacactgtttttttttttttttacaaaactaaaagatttttttaccttaatctctcttgttttatttttttacagacaTCGGAATGTCATTGCCTCTGTCACCTCAACTGCCAAAGACTTCAGTATGCAGAATCTCACCATGTATCACCCATGCCCGCAGTGCAAAGCTCCAAATCAATCAAGTCGCCTCATCTACCATAGGTACGTATTATGTAAATATATGACTGTTCTTGAAGACGACAGTGGACATTATCATTCCTACCTACCCTTCTTGAAGGCCTTGGTCAATAAACCGGCTGGTATGAAAAGCAGCAAGGGTGTGATGATTTTCTCTGTCATCCAAATTCcatatttgtttaatatacTCGTCAGTAATATAATCACAAAGATCTATCTTACATGGACACCATGTCTGCACTAGAGGGTTACCAACTCGtgatgtgaagaaaaaaaatcagttgaaatgtgaaagaaaattgaattgatgTTTTTGATCCAAGGTCCTTTgtgttatgaataaaaaaaaagatattaaagAAAGGCATTGCTTTAATAGGTATCAGTAGGCAGCCTGCTATGATCTTGGGGATACCTACTTGCAAATATTAGAAATGACTTTTTTATGGAATTATCTGTCATTAACTCAATAGACCTGTgcaactgaattttttttttcttattttagttTTTGATCTGTTAcctggttggtgtttcataaaactgtttgtatagttacgcacgactggaacctgTTCTAAGTGCTAAATCggttacatagggatatcatctagcacaagaaatggtcaccagtgacagtcgtgcgtaaagtcattcgtaacttatggacagctctatgaaacgggcccctgtacttaataataataataatagttgaaatttatatagcgcataatatgCAAAGATGACAAATGTATTACagtaatgaaatacatgtacatgatcatTTATCATATCCATGTATGGCATGCAGTTTACATGAATAATCttataaaaggacaagtccaccccatcaaaaaattgatttgaataaaaaaaatagaaatccacgagcataacattgaaaatttaatcaaaatcggatataaaataagaaagttatatttcaaagttttgcttaatttcactgAAACAGTTATGTGTACATCTTgtttgatatgcaaatgagactgatgacatcatcctcactatttcttttgtattttattatatgaaataggaaatattcattttctgcTCATTGTCAattgaaacaacgattaattcttccctggatatgtggaattagcattgtttgatactaaatggttcagtaaagttggtcttgtcaaatctataaaaaaatgaaatattgcataattgaaacaataaaaaaaaaaattagtgagagccatcatcgactctcatttgcgtgtcactgagttgtgcatatcactgttttgagaaaaataagcgaaactttaaaatgtcataactttcttaatttacctcagatttttatgaaattttcagcattatgctcgtttgatttttctctatttattcaaatcaacatttttctggggtggacttgacctttagagCGAGCTTGTACAAGTCTAAATATCTCTACTGCTTTAtaactactacatgtatatcatttccTTTGATTAACAACAGCCTGCCAACCTGCCCGCTGATCCATTTCAGCAATGGACTTAGCAATTCAACAGAGTTACCTTGGCTTCAACCCAACTTCCGACATAATGGACAACAGTACCACTTGAGCTGCATCATTCAGTACATCCGTCATCCGAACCACTTTGTCATCTGGATACGAGACCCCTCCAGTAAGTACAAGTTCTGATATAATGTTTGGAACCATCTTTCTGCACTCTCAAGTTCcctcatgaaaatttcattgatatcTCTTGGGTTTAAAAGTCGGACATGAGAATACTTATCGCAGAAGGGAGGATTCAGATTTGGTCtgtctttatattttgttatccttctatttcaatgaaattgtTAATAGTAGTGCTCAGTCAGTAAGGATGGACACGTCAGGTTCCACTTTGATTTTTGGGAGCCCAACATAAACTGCTTTTAAATTTCACTATTCATATCACATTTCAAcctaaactgaaaaaaaataaattgcaccAAGGACAAATGATTTGCATGCAGGATTTCTCAATATTTGTGCTTGAATTTATTGGTcttattattatcttatttgACGCAGGCTGCcaaatttgtttacaattttaCCCTGATCCTcaagatttgatttgatttattattttcttctaatCTGCATTCATATCATTCGTTTAATGCATTCTTCATTCTCTAACAAACATAACATTAATTACTGGGGGGGTGACATGAATcatagaaaagaaatatcattccAAACAACCGATCTACCATATTATAACATTCACAATTTACAAGAAACGGATTGTTATAAGATTGGGTTGGAGCTAAGCTTTTGGTCCCATGTtataatattttatgtttttttgtgtgtgtttgcaaCTCATTCACTGCAGAATTGCAGCAAAGAAACTAGAAGTTGCAAATATGATCAATTGGCAGCACCCACGCACCAAGATTATAACTTTTGGGGCCAATGAATTCTGGCAAGAAATTGAGAAATCCTGATAAGAAATGTCCGTCGCTCTACTTGGATGATTAAACGCTTGCAATGTAGTATCGTGTGAAAGttttgatttagaaaaatagAAGTACGTGTGAGTGGTCGCTTATTCTCATAGGTCTGTgcattctgaagtctggtttaacttaggccatggtctaactctgtactaaaattatgaGAAGCCAAAGCCGTCCAAGTTTTgtaaacatttaatttttcttatgTTCACTGTACTCTTTCAGTATGCAAAATTGGCAAAGAAAGCTGATTAAGTTATTATTCCTATACAGATATGAATGATCTGAGTAACAGATGAGCTGATAAATCAAACCTGTATTGTTAGAGATCTGTttcacaattggctttccatagttaaaccacaaccgTAGACCAGGCCaattaaacccgagttcagagtACAGACCATTGTCTTTAAAGATGCTGAATTTTCTATGTACGTCTTTATTTCAGCGGTCCACTGGTctggaagaattttcaccagtGAGGGGCAGCATGGATTGGTCACTAGTGGACCGCCCGTTTGACTTAGCCCAATTCAAATATGTATtatgaaacattaaaaaaagagagtcatTTGCTTTTTACATGGTTAGCTAAGGGTTTACATTAACAATTATCAGTTTGTCACTTTTCAGTAATATAGTAACTTTCATGTTACTGACTGCTTATGATTTAATGAATTGCTTATATGTTCAAACACATCTAACATTTATCCCCATTTCTGTATAAACAGGAGAGCTATGGATCAAGTGTGATGGCCTCTCCTCACCAGTGTGCCTGTGGGAGTCCCCTGAACTGTCAATCCCTCCATCTGAAATCCATCTGGTTGGTTGGGAGCGACAGAACAGTGAATGCTATTCCTGTGTTGACCTGCAGCAGCAGATGATTAGCATACAGGAGGCAGCTCTAGAGATGGACGATGATCACATGTTTGAGAATACCCATGATACAGAGAGCACTTCTTGCAACGCACCCCTTAGGAAAAGAAGCTGCCCTGCGGCCATTGGACAAAGTGCATCTCTGCTTGCTATGTCTAACAGTACTTCTTCTGTAGAACAAGTGGCGAGGAGGAAGTCAGACTATTCCTACTTGGTTCATAAACGTAGCGAACCACTGCCACCTTCTAGCATTCTATCCATCGGTACTCCACCCCAATCTCCTGAGTTTCAGTTGCCCCAAGCCAGTTCTTCACAGGAGTCAAAGGACAGTATTTCTTCTGCTGCATTGAAAACTGGCAGACCTGGAAGTCAAGTGTCAAAACAACAGACTTTGTCACTCAGAGATCAACTTAATAATGAGAAGTGGGAGAGAGCAGCTGCATCTCCAAAATCTGATGATCATGGACACACAAGCAATCGAAGGAGTGTTGCCAGCTATCTGCAGAGCAAAGCAAAGTACCAGAAGAAGCCACCTGAGAAAGTTCCTGGTGTGCTCACTGGACTTCTTGGGAATTTCACAAAATCGATCACTCGGCAACGTCAAGATTCTGTCAAAGAATCAAGCAAACCACGGGCGATTTACACTCCAGTTACCAACAATTTCTCTGTGCTTCAAACCTTGCACTCCTTGAACATCAACTCTTCGATACCAAAGAAAGATATCAAAAGTGAAGACTTGGAAGGAAAGCCAGACAAGAAGCCAGGTAGTACAACCCAGCTCGTGACAGAAAAAGGATCCGTGCTTCCCTCTGTTCTTAAAAGGGTTCAAAAGTTGAGGATCCCTCGACAGAAATTCAACTCATTCAGTGCCTTCAAAGAACGGTCTGCCAGCAAGTTTTCAGGCTATTTGAAGCAGAAAGAACCAGCTGCTGATGATGTCCATAGCAATTGCAACACTGAAGGTCATGAAGGTAATGTCAGTCAGATCCAAGAGGATGACTTTCAATCTAGCATCCTGCTAACTCCATCGTCTTCTGTTTCAAGTCCTAGTGCATGCTCTGATGTAAGCCTTCAAAATGAGAACCTTCCAGGGGGACCCTCGGACAATCCTGAAACAGGGAGCCCGAACAATCCAATGAATGCTCTATGCCAGGCTCTGGATGTTGTATCTTGTGATGTCACACAGGCTGTTGCCCCTCAGGTCACcagtgaagatgatgattgttTCCTTCGAGATCTGCTTAGATGATGTTGACATGCTTTGAGTGGATACTTAATTTAGGATCTGTCCATACTTTTATTGCTCTTGGGTTGTTCTTATCATTAGATTTGGTTTATCCATAATTTGTCAATGTAATAGAAAATAAGTAATTCAAGACAAGGTGACCAGATTGTAGTTATGTTGCCAATTTCAATATGAAAAGCTGTGAAAAAATATGTCCCCATCTCAATATTGTATGCCATAGGTTTGGCGACcgttgtttatttattttctttaatctcATGAAATTACGCATCATTATGTAAGaccaaataatgttaaaaaatggtctttaatgtccaaatccaatgcaaaatctgTTTTAGGCAAAATTCATAACTGATCATTATTTGTACTTTCACTGATTAAAAACTAAATGATTTCATGTTTATGATCAtaaaaatttcaacaatttttatcaaaagaaCATTGGAAgacaaaaaatcaaaaacaCCATAATTCACACaaatttagaaaaaagaaaagaaaagcatTTAGATTttttgaatagcaattcaagtTCTTTGTTTATTGGCTTAccacaaaataattcataaaataaaacattgatttagTGAAATTTAGGTATGCAGTCCCATAGTTTGTCATTTTCTATCATTGTGCAGATTTCTGTCACGATCAAGATCTTAAGGTTGGAGCATAATGGCTACCCCTCCCCCATACTTtgtaaatgtatgaatttcaaattgacataaatcatgaaattatttaattGGATATAATTGAAAGAATAATTAGGAATGAGGCATTGTCTGTGTTAAGTTTTCTGAATCTGTGTATGCTTGTGAATTTATACGACTTACTGGAAATTTTATTGTTaagatttttgtctcgcctgcatagcagagcgagactataggcgccgcttatCCAATGGCGGCGGtgttgtcaacattgaaatcttaaccaaggttaagttttgatatgtcataactttaaaatgatatggagttatggacatagttcatgaaacttggacataagagcagccATGTatcctgaacatcctgtgtgtgtcaggtcacatgaccaagatcaaaggtcttTTAAGGTccatgaactttggccatgttagaGGTATTTGTCGAATTGGTTTCATAACTaagaatgtttatggatctggttcatgaaacatagatgtagggtaatcaagtatgattgttttgcacacgttttagatcacatgattatggtcaaaggccattttgggtgactggacatagtattttattatcttttcttttgtgaatgattattcaatagctgttttcaaagtctgcACATTAGCTGTATCAActcgcgtaatgcaggtgagactgccagaggcgttccacatGTTTATCAAACCAATTACTTCGCCGGAAACATCtgataaagaaatgaaagtCATTTAAATAAGGGATGATGTTCTACTAATTTTGGTAGGGATTTGTACACATTTTTGTGGACTAGATGAATATTAGTTTAAATTCAGCTTTTCAGCATGATCTAGACTTTTGAAACCATGTAGGAACTCAATAGTGACAGTTGCCTCATTCTCTTTGATTGtacaatttttatttacatcTGTGCTCTGTCACACAAAAGTATAGCAATTGATCTTCATACAATCAACCTGTGTGATTGCTAATTGATTCAcgcaatcaatcataaatcaaTCAATGAGCTTTGTGTAAAGTGCGTTGACCAATGTTTTTGGGTGTCAATTGATAAGCCATTTTGTAACTAGCCACTAGAGGAAGTTTTCACAAatgacctttctttttttttccgtTAGACATATACACAGTTTTcaataaatcattcattttttaacaaatCTGCAATATCTATCTCTTAAAGGATCCACtgcatgaccaagatatgtcaATAACTTAAATTAATTGTCCACTAAAACTAATTGGCTTTCATTTGACCCATTACCAAATTCCAAATATGGTTGAACACAAGCATATTTAAATatgaataatcattttcatctcAACAGTTTAAAAAGCAATATTCCAGTTTATGCCCAAGGACCTTCATCTGCAAATGTGCAAATTTTAATTGCTATCTGGATTATTGTAGTAAGGACTCAAATCAACCTTCAATGTCGGTTCCATGTACATCCAAATCCCAAGCCCATACAGTATGTATATCCTAGTTGAATTA carries:
- the LOC121420670 gene encoding SUMO-specific isopeptidase USPL1-like isoform X1; this encodes MADIKPSLPKAVRSKVGKCRRRRGRKKKVTMAPASINGPIAELEKEIEREDIDWCKECMKRDEWNAVSYMQISDELAVLVCNDEQCTSLPTLAPGSHLVVERRAADIIQCRKRKRRATSLQKFDAPNPPNKHNLSQPQAPLSATVSPLAHRGIVQWQNENSMCWLDVCMLLLVQFRSLRQCHQALGATSPLRTLCDGFDSAQDMARTVIEAAEQNFCEQPNSNNSTSVEQPTDTSDVELLSAYLESDLHRAGENDKLVRSELSDNFLYFIEGKLPNSNMCAQYSTDKLLDPLLSDRATLSPDGIAFKQTSLLRDTSTGKLATSLRLLRTLRNELFEILKPKLGCIENKEESPISALPTLLRLDGVTEEHFTLRYRKEFYCFSCGFTNVTVHRNVIASVTSTAKDFSMQNLTMYHPCPQCKAPNQSSRLIYHSLPTCPLIHFSNGLSNSTELPWLQPNFRHNGQQYHLSCIIQYIRHPNHFVIWIRDPSRELWIKCDGLSSPVCLWESPELSIPPSEIHLVGWERQNSECYSCVDLQQQMISIQEAALEMDDDHMFENTHDTESTSCNAPLRKRSCPAAIGQSASLLAMSNSTSSVEQVARRKSDYSYLVHKRSEPLPPSSILSIGTPPQSPEFQLPQASSSQESKDSISSAALKTGRPGSQVSKQQTLSLRDQLNNEKWERAAASPKSDDHGHTSNRRSVASYLQSKAKYQKKPPEKVPGVLTGLLGNFTKSITRQRQDSVKESSKPRAIYTPVTNNFSVLQTLHSLNINSSIPKKDIKSEDLEGKPDKKPGSTTQLVTEKGSVLPSVLKRVQKLRIPRQKFNSFSAFKERSASKFSGYLKQKEPAADDVHSNCNTEGHEGNVSQIQEDDFQSSILLTPSSSVSSPSACSDVSLQNENLPGGPSDNPETGSPNNPMNALCQALDVVSCDVTQAVAPQVTSEDDDCFLRDLLR
- the LOC121420670 gene encoding SUMO-specific isopeptidase USPL1-like isoform X2, which codes for MADIKPSLPKAVGKCRRRRGRKKKVTMAPASINGPIAELEKEIEREDIDWCKECMKRDEWNAVSYMQISDELAVLVCNDEQCTSLPTLAPGSHLVVERRAADIIQCRKRKRRATSLQKFDAPNPPNKHNLSQPQAPLSATVSPLAHRGIVQWQNENSMCWLDVCMLLLVQFRSLRQCHQALGATSPLRTLCDGFDSAQDMARTVIEAAEQNFCEQPNSNNSTSVEQPTDTSDVELLSAYLESDLHRAGENDKLVRSELSDNFLYFIEGKLPNSNMCAQYSTDKLLDPLLSDRATLSPDGIAFKQTSLLRDTSTGKLATSLRLLRTLRNELFEILKPKLGCIENKEESPISALPTLLRLDGVTEEHFTLRYRKEFYCFSCGFTNVTVHRNVIASVTSTAKDFSMQNLTMYHPCPQCKAPNQSSRLIYHSLPTCPLIHFSNGLSNSTELPWLQPNFRHNGQQYHLSCIIQYIRHPNHFVIWIRDPSRELWIKCDGLSSPVCLWESPELSIPPSEIHLVGWERQNSECYSCVDLQQQMISIQEAALEMDDDHMFENTHDTESTSCNAPLRKRSCPAAIGQSASLLAMSNSTSSVEQVARRKSDYSYLVHKRSEPLPPSSILSIGTPPQSPEFQLPQASSSQESKDSISSAALKTGRPGSQVSKQQTLSLRDQLNNEKWERAAASPKSDDHGHTSNRRSVASYLQSKAKYQKKPPEKVPGVLTGLLGNFTKSITRQRQDSVKESSKPRAIYTPVTNNFSVLQTLHSLNINSSIPKKDIKSEDLEGKPDKKPGSTTQLVTEKGSVLPSVLKRVQKLRIPRQKFNSFSAFKERSASKFSGYLKQKEPAADDVHSNCNTEGHEGNVSQIQEDDFQSSILLTPSSSVSSPSACSDVSLQNENLPGGPSDNPETGSPNNPMNALCQALDVVSCDVTQAVAPQVTSEDDDCFLRDLLR
- the LOC121420670 gene encoding SUMO-specific isopeptidase USPL1-like isoform X3, encoding MAPASINGPIAELEKEIEREDIDWCKECMKRDEWNAVSYMQISDELAVLVCNDEQCTSLPTLAPGSHLVVERRAADIIQCRKRKRRATSLQKFDAPNPPNKHNLSQPQAPLSATVSPLAHRGIVQWQNENSMCWLDVCMLLLVQFRSLRQCHQALGATSPLRTLCDGFDSAQDMARTVIEAAEQNFCEQPNSNNSTSVEQPTDTSDVELLSAYLESDLHRAGENDKLVRSELSDNFLYFIEGKLPNSNMCAQYSTDKLLDPLLSDRATLSPDGIAFKQTSLLRDTSTGKLATSLRLLRTLRNELFEILKPKLGCIENKEESPISALPTLLRLDGVTEEHFTLRYRKEFYCFSCGFTNVTVHRNVIASVTSTAKDFSMQNLTMYHPCPQCKAPNQSSRLIYHSLPTCPLIHFSNGLSNSTELPWLQPNFRHNGQQYHLSCIIQYIRHPNHFVIWIRDPSRELWIKCDGLSSPVCLWESPELSIPPSEIHLVGWERQNSECYSCVDLQQQMISIQEAALEMDDDHMFENTHDTESTSCNAPLRKRSCPAAIGQSASLLAMSNSTSSVEQVARRKSDYSYLVHKRSEPLPPSSILSIGTPPQSPEFQLPQASSSQESKDSISSAALKTGRPGSQVSKQQTLSLRDQLNNEKWERAAASPKSDDHGHTSNRRSVASYLQSKAKYQKKPPEKVPGVLTGLLGNFTKSITRQRQDSVKESSKPRAIYTPVTNNFSVLQTLHSLNINSSIPKKDIKSEDLEGKPDKKPGSTTQLVTEKGSVLPSVLKRVQKLRIPRQKFNSFSAFKERSASKFSGYLKQKEPAADDVHSNCNTEGHEGNVSQIQEDDFQSSILLTPSSSVSSPSACSDVSLQNENLPGGPSDNPETGSPNNPMNALCQALDVVSCDVTQAVAPQVTSEDDDCFLRDLLR